The following are from one region of the Prionailurus bengalensis isolate Pbe53 chromosome A2, Fcat_Pben_1.1_paternal_pri, whole genome shotgun sequence genome:
- the GATAD1 gene encoding GATA zinc finger domain-containing protein 1 isoform X1, whose product MPLGLKPTCSVCKTTSSSMWKKSPQGEILCHHCTGRGGAGGGGAGTGATGGTGGSSGGGGFGAATFASTSAAPPQSNGGGGGKQSKQEIHRRSARLRNTKYKSAPAAEKKVSTKGKGRRHIFKLKNPIKAPESVSTIITAESIFYKGVYYQIGDVVSVIDEQDGKPYYAQIRGFIQDQYCEKSAALTWLIPTLSSPRGQFDPASYIIGPEEDLPRKMEYLEFVCHAPSEYFKSRSSPFPTVPTRPEKGYIWTHVGPTPAITIKETVANHL is encoded by the exons ATGCCACTGGGCCTGAAGCCTACCTGCAGCGTGTGCAAGACCACGTCGTCCTCTATGTGGAAGAAGAGCCCGCAAGGGGAGATCCTCTGCCACCACTGCACGGGCcggggcggcgcgggcggcgggggcgccGGCACAGGGGCGACTGGCGGAACGGGGGGCAGCAGCGGCGGTGGCGGCTTCGGCGCGGCGACCTTCGCTAGCACCTCTGCTGCCCCTCCGCAGAGCaacgggggcgggggcggcaaGCAG AGTAAGCAGGAAATTCACAGGAGGTCTGCTCGGCTGAGAAACACTAAATACAAATCTGCTCCAGCTGCTGAAAAGAAAGTTTCCaccaaaggaaaagggagaagacatatttttaaattaaaaaat ccCATCAAAGCTCCTGAGTCTGTTTCCACTATAATCACTGCAGAATCGATCTTCTACAAG gGAGTCTATTACCAAATTGGAGACGTTGTTTCTGTGATTGATGAACAAGATGGAAAGCCCTACTATGCTCAGATCAGGGGCTTCATCCAGGACCAGTATTGCGAGAAGAGTGCCGCACTGACGTGGCTCATTCCCACCCTCTCTAGCCCCCGGGGCCAGTTTGATCCTGCATCCTACATCATCG GACCAGAGGAGGATCTTCCAAGGAAGATGGAATACTTGGAATTTGTGTGTCACGCACCTTCTGAATATTTCAAGTCACGTTCATCACCATTTCCCACAGTTCCAACCAGACCAGAGAAGGGCTATATATGGACTCATGTTGGACCTACTCCTGCAATCACTATTAAGGAAACAGTTGCCAACCATTTGTAG
- the GATAD1 gene encoding GATA zinc finger domain-containing protein 1 isoform X2, whose translation MPLGLKPTCSVCKTTSSSMWKKSPQGEILCHHCTGRGGAGGGGAGTGATGGTGGSSGGGGFGAATFASTSAAPPQSNGGGGGKQSKQEIHRRSARLRNTKYKSAPAAEKKVSTKGKGRRHIFKLKNPIKAPESVSTIITAESIFYKGVYYQIGDVVSVIDEQDGKPYYAQIRGFIQDQYCEKSAALTWLIPTLSSPRGQFDPASYIIGEYDKWHRTRGGSSKEDGILGICVSRTF comes from the exons ATGCCACTGGGCCTGAAGCCTACCTGCAGCGTGTGCAAGACCACGTCGTCCTCTATGTGGAAGAAGAGCCCGCAAGGGGAGATCCTCTGCCACCACTGCACGGGCcggggcggcgcgggcggcgggggcgccGGCACAGGGGCGACTGGCGGAACGGGGGGCAGCAGCGGCGGTGGCGGCTTCGGCGCGGCGACCTTCGCTAGCACCTCTGCTGCCCCTCCGCAGAGCaacgggggcgggggcggcaaGCAG AGTAAGCAGGAAATTCACAGGAGGTCTGCTCGGCTGAGAAACACTAAATACAAATCTGCTCCAGCTGCTGAAAAGAAAGTTTCCaccaaaggaaaagggagaagacatatttttaaattaaaaaat ccCATCAAAGCTCCTGAGTCTGTTTCCACTATAATCACTGCAGAATCGATCTTCTACAAG gGAGTCTATTACCAAATTGGAGACGTTGTTTCTGTGATTGATGAACAAGATGGAAAGCCCTACTATGCTCAGATCAGGGGCTTCATCCAGGACCAGTATTGCGAGAAGAGTGCCGCACTGACGTGGCTCATTCCCACCCTCTCTAGCCCCCGGGGCCAGTTTGATCCTGCATCCTACATCATCGGTGAGTATGACAAGTGGCACAG GACCAGAGGAGGATCTTCCAAGGAAGATGGAATACTTGGAATTTGTGTGTCACGCACCTTCTGA